From a region of the Desulfomicrobium escambiense DSM 10707 genome:
- a CDS encoding zinc ribbon domain-containing protein YjdM, protein MSDFPPCPTCGSEYTYDDGMAFVCPECGHEWAKDAAEESGQDEKVVKDANGTPLQNGDTVTVIKDLKVKGSSSTVKVGTKVKNIRLVDGDHDIECRIDGIGAMKLKSEFVKKA, encoded by the coding sequence ATGAGCGATTTCCCCCCCTGCCCCACGTGCGGCTCTGAATATACCTACGATGACGGCATGGCCTTCGTCTGCCCGGAATGCGGCCACGAGTGGGCCAAAGATGCGGCCGAAGAATCCGGCCAGGACGAGAAGGTCGTCAAGGACGCCAACGGCACGCCGCTGCAGAACGGCGACACCGTCACCGTCATCAAGGACCTGAAGGTGAAGGGCTCGTCGTCCACGGTCAAGGTCGGCACGAAGGTCAAGAACATCAGGCTGGTCGACGGCGACCACGACATCGAGTGCAGAATCGACGGCATCGGCGCCATGAAACTCAAATCCGAATTCGTCAAAAAAGCATAG
- a CDS encoding YrhB domain-containing protein has product MITYEVAREIAIREIASLNAEHDFVLLEEKTVEREFGWIFFYATHNYLKTMDPQFLVPGTAPIVVHKKDGSIEHLPTSLPPKAAIEHYEKEWMDCNKLPEKDDGFN; this is encoded by the coding sequence ATGATTACATATGAAGTTGCTCGTGAAATAGCGATAAGGGAGATAGCGAGTTTGAATGCAGAACATGATTTTGTTCTTTTGGAGGAGAAAACAGTTGAGCGGGAATTCGGGTGGATATTTTTTTACGCCACACACAATTATTTGAAAACAATGGATCCTCAGTTTTTAGTGCCTGGAACTGCTCCGATTGTGGTGCACAAAAAAGATGGATCCATAGAACATTTACCTACTTCTCTCCCTCCAAAGGCAGCTATCGAACACTACGAGAAAGAATGGATGGATTGCAATAAATTGCCCGAAAAAGATGATGGATTCAACTGA